In one Desulfoferula mesophila genomic region, the following are encoded:
- a CDS encoding PqqD family protein, with translation MSMSLQIKGFDVHSETIAGETVIVHLATGNYYSLRGVGTAIWKLIETGAGEERITQCLAEHYGRSVEELKKDVGDFIARLRMEELIEDGQAGQDAAGLALDTQSLESAYAPPTIETYSDMQELLLIDPVHEVDDTGWPNKGSDAN, from the coding sequence ATGTCTATGAGCTTGCAGATCAAAGGATTCGACGTTCATTCGGAAACTATCGCCGGTGAGACCGTGATCGTGCATCTGGCCACCGGCAATTATTACAGCCTACGGGGCGTGGGCACCGCCATCTGGAAGCTAATCGAAACGGGCGCCGGCGAAGAGCGGATAACCCAATGTCTCGCCGAGCATTATGGCCGGTCCGTGGAAGAGCTTAAAAAAGACGTTGGCGATTTCATAGCCAGGTTGCGCATGGAGGAGCTGATAGAGGACGGCCAGGCGGGGCAGGACGCGGCGGGCCTCGCGTTGGACACCCAGTCCCTGGAAAGCGCCTATGCTCCCCCGACCATAGAGACCTACAGCGACATGCAAGAGTTGTTGTTGATCGATCCGGTGCACGAAGTCGATGACACCGGATGGCCCAACAAGGGCTCGGACGCCAACTAG
- a CDS encoding OmpA family protein: MSKMAVRFFGFLLLMLLLWPGLVGAETDRKGSKDHPLFTRMPDTYIMGYRQVNFDAYTFTLPNRGKERVEGKFFLIEYQTKKGQPRASALEIVRNHQAAITQIGGEVLYDDNNHITTLRLIKDGQEIWAKVDSIQGRYTLIIVEKKAMKQSISSKAIFDQLSQKGFMVIDVHFDTAKAIIKPESYPLIDQVAGMLKQHPELKVSVEGYTDNVGSPQANQKLSEARAQAVVAALTAKGVAASRLQAKGWGEQKPVADNATAAGQALNRRVELRKM; encoded by the coding sequence ATGTCAAAAATGGCTGTGCGCTTCTTCGGTTTCCTGTTGTTGATGCTGCTGCTATGGCCCGGTCTGGTGGGGGCCGAAACCGACCGCAAGGGCAGCAAGGACCATCCGTTGTTCACCCGCATGCCTGACACCTACATCATGGGGTATCGCCAGGTCAATTTTGACGCCTACACCTTCACCCTGCCCAACCGGGGCAAAGAGCGGGTGGAGGGAAAGTTCTTCCTCATCGAGTATCAGACCAAAAAGGGCCAGCCCCGGGCCAGCGCCCTGGAAATCGTGCGCAACCACCAAGCGGCGATCACCCAGATCGGCGGCGAGGTGCTCTATGACGACAACAACCACATCACCACGCTGCGCCTGATCAAGGACGGCCAGGAGATATGGGCCAAGGTCGACTCGATCCAGGGCCGTTATACCCTGATCATCGTAGAAAAAAAGGCCATGAAGCAGTCCATCAGCTCCAAGGCCATATTCGATCAGTTGAGCCAAAAGGGTTTCATGGTCATCGACGTGCACTTCGACACGGCCAAGGCGATCATCAAGCCGGAGTCCTACCCCCTGATCGACCAGGTGGCGGGGATGCTCAAGCAACACCCAGAGTTAAAGGTGTCGGTGGAAGGCTACACCGACAACGTGGGCAGCCCCCAGGCCAACCAGAAGCTGTCCGAGGCGCGGGCCCAGGCGGTGGTCGCGGCCCTTACCGCCAAGGGAGTCGCCGCTTCGCGTTTGCAGGCCAAGGGCTGGGGTGAGCAAAAGCCGGTGGCCGACAACGCCACCGCGGCGGGCCAGGCCCTGAACCGCCGAGTGGAGTTGCGCAAGATGTAG
- a CDS encoding NAD-dependent epimerase/dehydratase family protein produces MRLREGRTIFAMGDHQVEDIIRHIKNFIKPLLSREMLESYYRFRHQRHFAQSSVVPFAKILVTGSSGFIGRTITPYLSQCGFSLRGYDREPAAGPEEFIQGDLLDFTTLSHAAQGADCIIHLAASPHFADFESQLVPSNVLGLHNILEAARLAGVKRIILASSCQAAFLHEKQKRVRVNDRSPLGHYGLTKLWGEEMGQLYSRRYGLSVLAVRLGWAVNSPAEFENMATSAEGRPLFLSHDDLRELFRCSLYARPTPFDVVYAFSKQEPEIYDMKPAKRLLGFRPRDTYPHGLDF; encoded by the coding sequence ATGCGGTTGAGGGAGGGCAGGACAATTTTCGCCATGGGAGACCATCAAGTGGAAGATATAATCAGGCACATAAAAAATTTTATCAAGCCACTGTTATCCCGGGAAATGTTGGAAAGCTATTATAGATTTCGCCACCAGCGTCATTTTGCCCAAAGCTCCGTTGTTCCCTTTGCCAAAATCCTTGTCACCGGATCCAGTGGCTTCATTGGCAGGACCATAACCCCTTATCTGAGCCAATGCGGTTTCAGCCTGAGAGGCTATGACCGCGAACCGGCGGCCGGCCCGGAGGAATTCATTCAAGGGGACCTGCTGGATTTCACCACGCTCAGCCACGCGGCCCAAGGGGCCGATTGCATAATTCATTTGGCCGCTTCCCCCCATTTCGCCGATTTTGAGAGCCAATTGGTGCCATCCAACGTCTTGGGGCTTCACAACATCCTGGAAGCCGCCCGGCTGGCTGGCGTGAAGCGAATCATCCTGGCGAGCAGTTGCCAGGCGGCCTTTTTGCATGAAAAACAAAAACGCGTCAGGGTCAATGACCGCTCCCCCCTAGGCCACTATGGCCTCACCAAGCTGTGGGGGGAGGAAATGGGCCAACTGTATTCCCGCCGCTACGGCTTGTCCGTCCTGGCTGTGCGCCTGGGTTGGGCGGTCAACTCGCCGGCGGAGTTCGAAAACATGGCCACCTCGGCCGAAGGCAGGCCGCTGTTTTTAAGCCACGACGATTTAAGGGAATTATTTCGGTGCAGCCTGTATGCCCGGCCCACGCCCTTTGACGTGGTCTACGCCTTCAGCAAGCAGGAGCCCGAGATTTACGACATGAAACCGGCCAAAAGATTGTTGGGGTTCCGGCCACGAGACACCTATCCCCACGGGCTCGATTTTTAG
- a CDS encoding putative quinol monooxygenase, giving the protein MIASPKKTRARGGIRSCIRMRIPPASQNEAIEILASVAARIQADTRCLSTGIYRCLDDAGTIMLEEFWQCPEGILQHLRSDDYRRILLVLEMAIEPPDIRFDTIAQSSGIEVIKKARIADES; this is encoded by the coding sequence ATGATCGCGTCGCCAAAAAAAACCCGTGCAAGGGGGGGGATTCGCTCCTGCATAAGGATGCGCATACCCCCGGCCAGCCAAAACGAGGCCATTGAAATCCTTGCCTCCGTAGCCGCGCGTATTCAGGCGGATACTCGCTGTTTAAGCACGGGCATATACCGCTGCCTGGACGATGCCGGCACCATCATGCTCGAAGAGTTCTGGCAATGCCCCGAGGGCATCCTCCAGCATTTGCGCTCAGACGATTACCGCCGCATTTTGCTCGTTCTGGAAATGGCCATAGAACCGCCGGATATACGTTTTGACACCATTGCCCAATCCAGCGGAATCGAGGTCATCAAGAAGGCCAGAATTGCGGACGAAAGCTGA
- a CDS encoding nucleotidyltransferase domain-containing protein, producing MTPTDDLLSLCRAWLHNGEAPVARIQDWAALRGLAAPHRLHPLIYRQLAVQAEEVPAIELAWWAQKARMITLDNLKRTAELVRVVLLMRERGLEPVPVKGPCLSLELYRDVSFREFSDLDLLIPQDQALPALACLHEAGYVIDDGTDHPPEAQQWPAYLTGQRGEIPLVNRDNLIQVDLHWRMLSLIAGGDDDWSLRLSPEPLQLAGHAIPRLATDYLLVYLALHGFKHGWNRLAWLVDLAMLLVRAPDWDLAALRGSFLGDTQNMLIFLSCLCLVESLLGVPLNPGLQEDALCRELMPKARELAQAVGQGIYESRGREPGQASLLKYQLMACPNLGAKAQCLMRLANAVGFEEVRTLGLPKGLRLLYYPYRWCRLIAKPLR from the coding sequence TTGACGCCAACCGATGATCTGCTGTCCCTTTGCCGCGCCTGGTTGCATAACGGCGAGGCCCCCGTAGCCCGGATTCAAGACTGGGCCGCCTTGCGCGGCCTGGCCGCCCCCCACCGGCTGCATCCCCTGATCTATCGCCAACTCGCGGTCCAGGCCGAGGAGGTGCCCGCGATCGAGTTGGCTTGGTGGGCCCAAAAGGCCCGCATGATCACCCTGGACAATCTCAAAAGAACCGCTGAGCTGGTGCGGGTGGTGCTGCTCATGCGGGAGCGGGGCCTCGAGCCGGTGCCGGTAAAGGGCCCTTGCCTGTCCCTGGAGCTATACCGCGACGTCTCCTTTAGGGAGTTCAGCGATCTCGACCTGTTGATTCCCCAGGACCAGGCGTTGCCGGCCCTCGCCTGTCTGCACGAGGCGGGTTATGTGATCGACGACGGGACGGATCATCCGCCTGAGGCCCAGCAATGGCCCGCTTACCTCACGGGGCAACGCGGCGAAATTCCCCTGGTCAACCGGGACAACCTGATCCAGGTCGACCTCCACTGGCGCATGCTGTCGTTGATCGCCGGAGGCGACGACGACTGGTCCCTCCGGCTCAGCCCGGAGCCTCTCCAATTGGCCGGGCATGCAATCCCCCGGCTCGCCACCGACTACCTCCTGGTCTACCTGGCCCTGCATGGTTTCAAGCACGGCTGGAATCGCCTGGCCTGGCTGGTGGATCTGGCAATGCTGCTTGTCCGGGCCCCGGACTGGGATCTGGCCGCCCTGCGCGGCTCTTTCTTGGGTGACACCCAGAACATGCTGATTTTCCTGTCATGTCTGTGCCTGGTCGAGTCTCTTTTGGGAGTGCCGCTCAACCCGGGGCTGCAAGAGGATGCCCTCTGCCGAGAGTTGATGCCCAAGGCGCGGGAGTTGGCCCAGGCCGTGGGCCAGGGCATCTACGAAAGCCGGGGGCGCGAACCCGGCCAGGCCAGCCTGCTGAAATATCAACTCATGGCCTGCCCCAACCTGGGGGCCAAGGCGCAATGCCTGATGAGGCTGGCCAACGCCGTGGGATTCGAGGAGGTGCGCACCCTGGGCTTGCCCAAGGGGCTGCGCCTATTGTATTACCCCTATCGCTGGTGCCGCCTGATCGCCAAGCCGTTGCGATAA
- a CDS encoding sulfotransferase domain-containing protein, whose amino-acid sequence MHGAILVGTYHKTGTVWLLCVFRELARKLSVPFYDVSSDFMPSEEQLAQALRKIGAERIPCIVFDGHCRFVPGSIDAGWFKGIRMIRDPRDVVVSSARYHAWSREEWLHRPKDSFGGLSYQQQLNSYRELDDKLLFEMRHSAKHTILQMLNFRGGGVFATVRYEDLITDYRLELWHRVLAHLGLSGDLVPLADQAFLDNTIFGNQGLLEQEHVQNGKPRQYEKVFSQAVAKRFAQRFPGVAADLGYPAQEEPLSLAARYYKYANRHYYDLSRLKALGWKLLKKANHCTRPRY is encoded by the coding sequence ATGCATGGAGCCATCCTAGTAGGCACATACCATAAAACCGGTACCGTGTGGCTGCTCTGCGTGTTCAGGGAGTTGGCCCGCAAGCTTTCGGTTCCGTTTTATGATGTCTCCAGCGATTTCATGCCCTCCGAGGAGCAATTGGCGCAAGCGCTCCGTAAGATCGGGGCGGAGCGGATTCCCTGCATTGTTTTCGACGGCCATTGCCGCTTCGTTCCCGGGTCCATCGACGCCGGATGGTTCAAGGGGATCAGGATGATCCGCGACCCCCGGGACGTGGTGGTCTCCAGCGCCAGATATCACGCTTGGTCACGGGAAGAATGGCTCCACCGGCCCAAGGACTCTTTCGGGGGCTTGTCTTACCAGCAACAGCTGAATTCCTATCGGGAGCTGGATGACAAGCTCTTGTTCGAGATGAGGCATTCAGCCAAACACACCATCTTGCAGATGCTCAATTTCCGGGGGGGCGGGGTGTTCGCCACCGTGAGGTACGAGGATCTGATCACCGACTACCGCCTGGAGTTGTGGCACCGGGTGCTGGCCCATCTCGGGCTGAGCGGAGACCTGGTGCCCTTGGCGGACCAGGCCTTTCTGGACAACACCATCTTCGGCAACCAGGGTTTGCTCGAGCAAGAGCACGTGCAAAACGGCAAGCCCCGGCAGTACGAGAAGGTTTTCAGCCAGGCGGTGGCCAAGCGGTTCGCCCAAAGGTTTCCCGGCGTGGCCGCCGACCTGGGCTATCCGGCGCAAGAGGAGCCCTTGAGCCTGGCGGCGCGTTACTACAAGTATGCCAACCGCCACTACTACGACCTGAGCAGGCTGAAGGCTCTCGGGTGGAAGCTGCTGAAAAAGGCGAACCATTGCACTCGGCCCCGCTATTGA
- a CDS encoding DUF2092 domain-containing protein: protein MKLLKGAMGATIIALAALLLVSFIDAQAAPFNAQMNPVAIQKLKKLTDFMNHLQAFSVRTQNTMEDLLPSGHKVDIDVSADVIIKRPNMLRAERKGSRRTDQVFTYNGKTLTLYNPADKVYAVEALPGTIETALGFAQQTLGITIPASDLIYQNNFNLLMQGVTMAADLGKTVINGVSCDHLLFSRPGVDFQVWIADKGDPLPYKYVVTDTSSPALMSFTTYMIGWNTKPNLKKVRFGFSAPKGVKKIDFMPVNTTGGAGR from the coding sequence ATGAAGCTACTGAAGGGGGCTATGGGCGCAACGATCATCGCGCTGGCGGCGCTGCTGTTGGTGTCGTTCATCGACGCCCAGGCGGCGCCGTTCAATGCGCAGATGAATCCCGTCGCGATCCAGAAGCTGAAAAAGCTGACGGATTTCATGAACCATTTGCAGGCGTTTAGCGTGCGCACCCAAAACACCATGGAAGACCTGCTGCCCTCCGGGCACAAGGTCGATATCGACGTTTCGGCGGACGTGATCATCAAGCGGCCCAACATGCTCCGGGCCGAGCGCAAGGGCAGCCGCCGGACCGACCAGGTCTTCACCTACAACGGTAAGACGCTGACCCTCTACAACCCCGCCGACAAGGTCTACGCGGTGGAAGCCCTGCCGGGCACCATCGAGACCGCGCTGGGTTTCGCGCAGCAAACCCTGGGGATCACCATCCCCGCCTCAGACCTGATCTACCAAAACAACTTCAATTTGTTGATGCAGGGCGTGACCATGGCCGCGGACCTCGGCAAGACGGTGATCAACGGCGTCAGTTGCGACCATCTGCTGTTCAGCCGCCCGGGAGTGGACTTCCAGGTGTGGATCGCCGACAAGGGCGACCCGCTGCCTTACAAGTATGTGGTGACCGACACCAGCTCCCCCGCGCTGATGAGCTTCACCACCTACATGATCGGGTGGAACACCAAGCCGAACCTGAAGAAGGTCCGGTTCGGCTTCAGCGCGCCCAAGGGCGTCAAGAAGATAGATTTCATGCCCGTCAACACCACCGGCGGGGCCGGCCGCTGA
- a CDS encoding glycosyltransferase family A protein, which translates to MPSLAPLHDTSVIIPAYNAGKYLAEAIESVLAQQPPPREIIVVNDGSTDDTAAVARGFEQVTCLQQANQGIAGARNTGIGAASGEFLAFLDADDLWTSGKLQAQFAVLEQRPEVDMVFGLAEQFYSPEMSQVPQEPPPIQKGMVAGTCLIRRASFEKVGLFDTSYDVGEFIDWYARAQELGLVSHLVPRVLLRRRLHTTNTGILQGGKRADYARLLKAALDRRRAQAGGPATSDPEKA; encoded by the coding sequence ATGCCTTCCCTAGCTCCTCTCCATGACACCAGCGTGATCATCCCCGCCTACAACGCCGGGAAATACCTGGCCGAGGCCATCGAGAGCGTTCTGGCGCAACAGCCACCGCCCCGGGAGATCATCGTGGTGAACGACGGCTCCACCGACGACACCGCCGCGGTGGCCCGGGGTTTCGAGCAAGTGACCTGCCTCCAGCAGGCCAATCAGGGCATCGCCGGGGCTCGCAACACGGGCATCGGAGCGGCCTCGGGGGAATTCCTGGCCTTTTTGGACGCCGACGACCTCTGGACCTCCGGCAAGCTGCAAGCCCAGTTCGCGGTGCTGGAGCAAAGGCCGGAGGTGGACATGGTCTTCGGCCTGGCGGAGCAGTTCTACAGCCCGGAGATGAGCCAGGTGCCGCAGGAGCCGCCGCCCATACAAAAAGGCATGGTGGCCGGCACCTGCCTGATCCGGCGCGCATCCTTCGAAAAGGTGGGGCTTTTCGACACCAGCTACGACGTGGGCGAGTTCATCGACTGGTACGCCAGGGCCCAGGAGCTGGGCTTGGTCAGCCACCTGGTGCCCCGGGTGCTTTTGCGGCGCCGCCTGCATACCACCAACACCGGCATCTTGCAGGGCGGCAAGCGCGCCGACTACGCGCGCCTGTTGAAGGCCGCCCTGGACCGCCGCCGGGCCCAAGCCGGCGGGCCGGCAACCTCCGACCCGGAAAAGGCTTAG
- a CDS encoding tetratricopeptide repeat protein: protein MTEHSKRPDTIEHLYHLGNIWRLKGNIANAELNYQQILAQDPTFVKAYERLGLLMLVSGQVKKAREYYARALELDPQDFIVSKYLEYVDSLLQSSQANSQMPTVTGGREDSPSNPAGKICLDQRISWSHHRSGWGPAVKALSPLHNAKGVMLDTAIEANFGHSQWKDWVNPPEVLEQMKKDGTFQALATSEEKGLVPYTEPWVGFIHDPHEMPEWYEYQLAPQSIFKKPVWRKSLDHCRGLFTLSSHLKGWVQQQTGKPVSSLLHPTETPEVRFDFGRFMDNRQKLVVQIGNWLRSHVAIRRLPLIKGNPLGYGKAFLEPSPGFLAAIEEIVRREKAHYGVEIEPEYAANTQALRPLPNAEYDELLAQNLVFLYLFDSAANNTIVECIARATPLLVNPLPAVREYLGDAYPLYYDTLEEAAQKALDLELVKKAHDYLAHSGVQDKITWDYFLDSFKNSAVYRSL from the coding sequence ATGACGGAGCACAGCAAACGGCCGGACACAATTGAGCACTTATATCACCTCGGCAACATATGGCGTCTGAAGGGAAACATCGCTAACGCGGAGTTGAATTACCAACAGATACTAGCACAGGACCCCACCTTTGTTAAGGCGTATGAAAGGCTGGGTTTGCTGATGCTGGTAAGCGGCCAGGTAAAAAAAGCTCGGGAATATTATGCCCGAGCCCTGGAGTTGGACCCTCAGGATTTTATCGTAAGCAAATATCTCGAATATGTCGACAGCCTGTTGCAATCGAGCCAAGCCAACTCGCAAATGCCCACGGTCACCGGCGGCCGGGAAGACTCACCCAGCAACCCCGCGGGCAAGATATGCCTGGATCAGCGCATTTCCTGGTCCCATCACCGTAGCGGCTGGGGGCCGGCCGTCAAGGCGCTCAGCCCTTTGCACAATGCCAAAGGGGTGATGTTGGACACGGCCATCGAGGCCAATTTCGGTCACAGCCAATGGAAGGATTGGGTGAATCCGCCAGAGGTGCTGGAGCAGATGAAAAAGGACGGCACCTTCCAGGCCCTGGCCACCTCCGAGGAAAAGGGCCTGGTGCCCTACACCGAGCCGTGGGTCGGTTTCATCCACGATCCCCATGAAATGCCCGAGTGGTATGAATATCAATTGGCTCCCCAGAGTATTTTCAAAAAGCCGGTTTGGCGAAAAAGCCTGGACCACTGCCGGGGGCTGTTCACCCTTTCGAGCCATCTGAAAGGCTGGGTCCAACAACAGACCGGCAAACCGGTCTCCAGCCTGTTGCACCCCACCGAGACGCCCGAGGTCCGCTTCGATTTCGGGCGCTTCATGGACAACCGGCAAAAGCTGGTGGTGCAGATCGGCAACTGGCTGCGCAGCCACGTGGCCATCCGGCGCCTGCCGCTAATAAAGGGCAATCCCCTGGGCTACGGGAAAGCCTTCCTGGAGCCGTCGCCCGGTTTTCTGGCCGCCATCGAGGAAATAGTGCGGCGGGAAAAGGCGCATTATGGCGTGGAGATCGAACCGGAGTACGCGGCCAACACCCAGGCCCTGCGGCCCCTGCCCAATGCCGAATACGACGAGCTGCTGGCACAAAACCTGGTGTTTCTCTATCTGTTCGATAGCGCGGCCAACAACACCATAGTAGAGTGCATAGCCCGGGCCACGCCCCTGCTGGTAAACCCCTTGCCGGCGGTGCGGGAGTATCTGGGGGACGCTTATCCGCTGTACTACGACACCCTGGAAGAGGCGGCCCAAAAGGCGCTCGACCTGGAGCTCGTAAAAAAGGCGCACGACTATCTGGCGCACAGCGGGGTGCAAGACAAGATCACCTGGGATTACTTCCTGGACAGCTTTAAAAACAGCGCGGTATACAGGTCGTTATAG
- a CDS encoding glycosyltransferase family 4 protein, with product MWEEIRYLGQRHDLDLVCLSEPAEAEHADSIQKYCREVNLIVRSVFQPPPGENANLPVLVLHHCSRSLERALVRAAKNTYDAIMFEHIYTSQYQPLFDAGPSVLAEHNIESEIMGQAAVSPPDITGKPQKIVDWKLYAAKMHMAAYEDKVWPRFPLRLTVSREDKSVIDERCQRGKTVVIENGVSVESIPLIEQANSRDILFMGSMSYFPNVDAALYFSERILPLIHQADSRVRLIIAGRDPTPEIRRLHGAPGIQVVSNPPSMERVAEQCALTVVPLRLGGGTRLKILHAMAMGLPVVSTSLGCAGLQVAHGRHLLVEDQPEAFARAVLELLDDRPRREALRHGGRELVEQRYDWRIILAKLDDCLAG from the coding sequence ATGTGGGAGGAGATACGCTACCTGGGGCAACGGCACGATTTGGACCTGGTCTGTTTGTCCGAGCCCGCCGAAGCCGAGCATGCCGATAGTATACAAAAGTACTGCCGCGAAGTTAACCTAATTGTACGTTCGGTGTTTCAGCCGCCCCCCGGCGAGAATGCCAACCTGCCGGTGCTGGTTCTGCACCACTGTTCCCGGTCCCTGGAAAGGGCCTTGGTGCGGGCGGCCAAAAACACCTACGACGCGATAATGTTCGAGCACATATACACCTCGCAATATCAGCCGCTTTTCGATGCCGGCCCCAGCGTTTTGGCCGAGCACAATATCGAGTCGGAAATCATGGGACAAGCCGCGGTTTCACCACCGGATATTACAGGCAAACCCCAAAAGATAGTTGACTGGAAACTATACGCGGCCAAGATGCATATGGCCGCCTATGAAGATAAGGTTTGGCCAAGATTTCCGCTGCGCTTAACGGTAAGCCGGGAGGATAAATCCGTAATCGACGAACGTTGCCAACGCGGCAAAACCGTGGTGATCGAAAACGGCGTCTCCGTGGAATCCATCCCGCTGATCGAGCAAGCCAACTCCCGCGACATCCTGTTCATGGGCTCGATGAGCTACTTTCCCAACGTCGACGCGGCCCTGTATTTTTCCGAGCGCATCCTGCCCCTTATCCATCAAGCCGACAGCCGGGTGCGGTTAATCATCGCGGGCCGCGACCCCACGCCGGAGATCAGGCGCTTGCACGGCGCCCCCGGCATCCAAGTGGTTTCCAACCCGCCCAGCATGGAACGCGTGGCCGAACAATGCGCCCTGACCGTCGTGCCCTTGCGCCTGGGGGGCGGAACCCGTCTGAAAATCCTGCACGCCATGGCCATGGGCCTGCCGGTAGTGAGCACCAGCCTGGGTTGCGCCGGGTTACAGGTGGCCCACGGGCGGCATTTGCTGGTGGAGGATCAGCCGGAGGCCTTTGCCCGGGCGGTGCTCGAGCTGCTGGACGACCGCCCCAGGCGGGAGGCCCTACGTCACGGCGGGCGCGAGTTGGTGGAGCAGCGCTACGACTGGCGCATCATCCTGGCCAAATTGGACGATTGCCTCGCCGGTTGA
- a CDS encoding sigma 54-interacting transcriptional regulator, with translation MTREDNKLQGELEERLRFEILLADISARFVNLPASMVDSAIEDSQRRICECLGLEFSALWQWTEDSPQFLTLTHIFTPPWGPEHPYGINGLEEFPWTYGKLVNGETLCFSTEELPSEAQRDQDSFRHFGVKSTVVLPFRAGQGPFLGAVSFNMLSRERAWAQDMVQRLKLLAQVFTNALERKRSERALLLSEERLSLAADSAQAGLWELNITDQTFWVTERARSIFQYPMGADITMDMVESSVHPDDLPRLRQAIKASITKNEPLFIDYRITTADGVQKWISSSGRPYRNSAGEPERVLGVSIDISERKRTERQLRERMQEIEVLKKALEKENLVLQKEIQSRDARGNIVGRSPEIKTVLDKVELVAPTDATVLIGGETGVGKELIARAVHRLSTRKNRPLFVVNCASLPPTLVESELFGREKGAYTGAMTRMIGRFEAAHETTLFLDEISELPLEIQAKLLRVLEEGSFERLGSSKTVQVDVRIIAASNQDLEQLVNEGKFRKDLFYRLNVFSVEVPALRQRAEDIPALVWAFVKQYEEKMGKRIDNIPQACMERLQRHNWPGNVRELRNLVERAMIVCAGRTLNIDLPPGFQDQLGVEAPTLQDTERNHIISVLEQTGWRISGQGGAAEILGLKRTTLQSKMKKLAIRRPQADA, from the coding sequence ATGACGCGCGAGGACAACAAGCTGCAGGGCGAACTTGAAGAGCGCTTGCGCTTTGAGATATTGCTGGCCGACATCTCCGCCCGCTTCGTTAACTTACCGGCCAGCATGGTGGACAGCGCCATCGAAGACTCGCAGCGCCGTATCTGCGAATGTCTCGGCCTGGAGTTTTCGGCCTTGTGGCAGTGGACCGAGGATTCGCCTCAATTTTTGACCCTGACCCATATTTTCACCCCGCCCTGGGGGCCGGAGCATCCCTACGGCATCAACGGCCTCGAAGAATTCCCCTGGACCTATGGGAAATTGGTCAACGGCGAGACGCTCTGCTTTTCCACCGAAGAGCTGCCCTCCGAAGCCCAGCGCGACCAAGACAGCTTCAGGCACTTTGGCGTCAAGTCCACGGTGGTCCTCCCCTTCCGCGCCGGCCAGGGGCCTTTTTTGGGCGCCGTATCCTTCAACATGCTCAGCCGGGAGAGGGCCTGGGCCCAAGACATGGTGCAACGCCTGAAGTTGCTGGCCCAGGTATTCACCAACGCCCTGGAGCGGAAACGCTCCGAGCGGGCCTTGCTGCTCAGCGAAGAGCGCCTGAGCTTGGCCGCGGATTCGGCCCAGGCGGGCCTGTGGGAACTCAATATAACCGACCAAACATTCTGGGTCACGGAGCGGGCCAGAAGCATTTTCCAATATCCCATGGGCGCGGACATCACCATGGATATGGTTGAATCCTCGGTGCACCCTGACGACCTCCCCCGTCTGCGCCAGGCCATCAAGGCGTCCATCACCAAAAACGAGCCCCTGTTCATCGATTACCGCATAACCACCGCGGACGGCGTCCAAAAGTGGATTTCATCCAGCGGCCGGCCCTATCGCAACTCGGCGGGAGAGCCGGAGCGCGTCCTGGGCGTGTCCATCGACATAAGCGAGCGCAAGCGAACCGAAAGGCAACTGCGCGAGCGCATGCAGGAAATAGAGGTTCTTAAGAAGGCGCTGGAGAAGGAAAACCTGGTCCTTCAGAAAGAGATCCAAAGCAGGGACGCGCGGGGCAACATCGTGGGGCGCAGCCCCGAGATAAAAACGGTCTTGGACAAGGTGGAGTTGGTGGCGCCCACGGACGCCACCGTGCTCATAGGGGGGGAAACCGGGGTGGGCAAGGAGCTCATCGCCCGGGCGGTGCATCGGCTCAGCACGCGCAAAAACCGGCCCCTGTTCGTGGTCAACTGCGCCTCCCTGCCCCCCACCTTGGTGGAATCGGAGCTGTTCGGCCGGGAAAAGGGCGCCTACACCGGGGCCATGACCCGGATGATCGGCCGCTTCGAGGCCGCCCATGAAACCACCCTTTTCCTGGATGAAATCAGTGAGCTGCCCCTGGAAATCCAGGCCAAGTTGCTGCGGGTGTTGGAGGAAGGGAGCTTCGAGCGCCTGGGATCGAGCAAAACGGTGCAGGTGGACGTCAGGATAATCGCCGCCTCCAACCAGGATTTGGAGCAGCTGGTCAACGAGGGCAAATTCCGCAAGGACCTCTTTTACCGGCTCAACGTATTCAGCGTTGAGGTGCCGGCCCTGCGACAGCGCGCCGAGGACATCCCGGCCCTGGTCTGGGCCTTTGTCAAACAGTACGAAGAAAAAATGGGCAAGCGCATCGATAACATCCCGCAGGCTTGCATGGAACGGTTGCAGCGGCACAATTGGCCCGGCAACGTGCGGGAGCTCCGCAACCTGGTCGAGCGGGCCATGATCGTTTGCGCCGGCCGGACCCTGAACATCGACCTTCCACCAGGCTTTCAGGATCAGCTTGGCGTCGAGGCCCCGACCCTTCAGGACACCGAGCGAAACCACATCATCAGCGTTCTGGAGCAAACCGGCTGGCGCATCTCCGGCCAAGGCGGGGCCGCCGAGATACTCGGGCTCAAGCGAACCACCCTGCAATCCAAAATGAAGAAACTGGCTATCCGGCGTCCTCAGGCCGATGCCTAA